A window from Impatiens glandulifera unplaced genomic scaffold, dImpGla2.1, whole genome shotgun sequence encodes these proteins:
- the LOC124918464 gene encoding uncharacterized protein LOC124918464, whose amino-acid sequence MALVVMYQALPQNVLLMVAEKDSAKLEGKTLKTMHVGVERVKEAKVKTLKTHFEEIHMKNGELVDDISMKLTSIVNSIHSFREKVEEISFVKKFLRVVPQTYMKIVSAIEQFGDLKNMTVKEIYGHYATECPKKRRNDEAKLTSFYDKDSSLMFAEGVKNSLPEDEETNLEDFMQELSKEELKVVFVNEEKFMVNLLENGNEYNHTDVWYLDNGANNHMMVHREKFNDLNTKINRNVKFKDRSKTHMFLDLACKKIRVSRDVAFEEENKWEWCNDNNELVQNSMEFGILRDAYKEAPLVEIYRDELLLFTID is encoded by the exons ATGGCTCTCGTCGTCATGTATCAAGCGCTCCCCCAGAacgtccttctcatggtggctgAAAAGGATTCTGCCAAGCTAGAGGGGAAGACGCTAAAGACGatgcatgttggagtggagagagtcaaggagGCAAAAGTGAAAACCTTGAAGACACACTTCGAGGAGATTCACATGAAAAATGGGGAGTTGGTGGATGATATTtccatgaaattgacatccatcgtGAATAGTATCCACTCGTTTAGAGAaaaggtggaggagatctccTTCGTCAAAAAGTTTCTTAGAGTCgtaccacaaacatacatgaaGATCGTTAGTGCGATtgagcaatttggtgacctcaagaatatgaccgtcaAGGAGATT tacGGGCACTATGCGACCGAGTGTCCTAAAAAAAGGCGCAACGATGAGGCAAagctcactagcttctatgacaaGGATTCATCATTAATGTTTGCTGAGGGAGTGAAGAACTCTTTGCCCGAAGACGAGGAGACAAACCTCGAAGATTTCATGCAAGAATTGTCCAAGGAGGAATTAAAGGTGGTGTTCGTCAATGAAGAGAAATTCATGGTGAACCTTCTCGAAAATGGGAATGAGTATAATCACACCGAcgtgtggtaccttgacaatggagcaAACAACCATATGATGGTACATCGAGAAAAGTTCAATGACCTGAACACGAAGATCAACAGAAATGTGAAGTTCAAAGACAGAAGCAAGACACACATGTTTCTTGATCTGGCTTGCAAGAAAATCCGTGTGAGCAGAGATGTCGCGTTCGAAGAGGAGAATAAGTGGGAGTGGTGCAATGACAACAACGAGCTCGTACAAAATTCCATGGAGTTCGGAATCCTACGAGATGCCTATAAGGAGGCACCACTTGTAGAGATATATCGTGATGAATTGTTGTTGTTCACCATCGACtag